The Metabacillus litoralis genome contains a region encoding:
- the yyaC gene encoding spore protease YyaC: MISPVTCFHLSETLLDVIPTNISSSKVVFVCIGTDRSTGDSLGPLVGSFLKKKGYRNVIGTINNLVHAKNLNEKLREVPLNKKVIVIDSMLGKVDSIGKFYVFDGGLKPGAGVGKELDAVGDYSITGVVNVGGFLSQQVLQYTELSLVLKMAEEMTEAIEKRFPIPEWLKTSNEMNWRITS; the protein is encoded by the coding sequence ATGATTTCACCAGTAACTTGCTTTCATTTATCTGAAACATTACTAGATGTGATCCCCACTAATATAAGCAGCAGTAAAGTTGTATTTGTTTGCATAGGGACTGATCGTTCAACAGGTGATTCATTAGGTCCATTAGTAGGTTCCTTCCTAAAAAAGAAGGGTTACAGAAATGTAATTGGTACAATTAACAACCTTGTACACGCTAAAAATTTAAATGAGAAGCTAAGAGAAGTTCCTTTAAATAAGAAAGTAATTGTAATCGATTCAATGTTAGGGAAAGTGGACTCAATCGGCAAGTTTTATGTATTTGATGGAGGATTAAAACCTGGTGCAGGGGTTGGGAAAGAGTTAGATGCTGTTGGCGATTATAGCATTACAGGTGTGGTCAATGTTGGAGGATTTTTATCACAACAAGTGCTTCAATACACTGAACTCTCTCTTGTTTTAAAGATGGCAGAAGAAATGACTGAGGCGATAGAAAAGAGATTTCCTATACCAGAATGGTTAAAAACATCCAATGAAATGAATTGGAGAATTACATCTTAA
- the sda gene encoding sporulation histidine kinase inhibitor Sda, which produces MQKKTTLQLISNITLYRAYKDAIKLKASDEFIHLLLNEIESRPMPLPISTK; this is translated from the coding sequence ATGCAAAAAAAGACAACCCTACAACTCATCTCAAATATAACACTTTATAGGGCATATAAAGATGCAATCAAATTAAAAGCATCCGATGAATTTATTCATTTATTACTGAATGAAATCGAATCCCGCCCAATGCCGCTACCAATCTCAACAAAATAA
- a CDS encoding carbon-nitrogen hydrolase family protein has translation MNLRVSAVQYHLHTIRSFEEFESQVKHYVKTAEEFGSDFILFPEFFTTQLLSIGDEKGHALPIYRLPDFTEKYRSLFIELAINTGMHIIGGTHVIEKEGKLYNVAHLFYPDGRVAEQAKLHITPTEVEEWNMSAGDSLQVFVTDKGTIAMLTCYDIEFPEIVRMAKAKGADVIFCPSCTDDRHGFHRVRYTSHARAIENQVYVVTTGTVGSLQTVDFMRGNFGQAAVITPNDVPFPPKGIMVEGEINQDMIVTADLNLELLYKVRLSGSVTTWRDRRTDLYPDWEPEKVTY, from the coding sequence ATGAACTTAAGAGTATCTGCGGTACAATATCACCTTCACACGATTCGTTCGTTTGAGGAGTTTGAAAGTCAAGTCAAACATTATGTTAAAACAGCTGAAGAATTTGGTTCAGATTTTATTTTGTTTCCTGAGTTTTTTACAACACAATTATTATCAATTGGGGATGAAAAGGGTCATGCATTACCTATTTATCGATTACCCGATTTTACTGAAAAATATAGATCTTTATTTATTGAACTTGCCATCAATACGGGAATGCATATTATTGGAGGAACACATGTCATTGAAAAAGAAGGTAAGTTATATAATGTGGCCCACCTTTTTTATCCAGATGGTCGAGTAGCTGAACAAGCAAAGCTTCATATTACACCTACCGAAGTAGAAGAGTGGAATATGAGTGCAGGTGATAGTCTGCAAGTATTTGTAACAGATAAAGGGACAATAGCTATGCTTACATGCTATGATATTGAATTTCCTGAAATTGTTCGAATGGCAAAGGCAAAGGGAGCGGATGTGATTTTTTGTCCGTCTTGTACAGATGATCGTCATGGTTTTCATCGCGTTCGCTACACCAGCCATGCCAGAGCTATTGAAAACCAAGTGTACGTTGTAACAACTGGTACAGTTGGTTCTCTTCAAACTGTTGATTTTATGAGAGGAAACTTTGGGCAAGCAGCTGTTATTACACCAAATGATGTGCCTTTCCCACCAAAAGGAATTATGGTTGAAGGTGAAATAAATCAAGATATGATTGTAACAGCAGACTTGAATCTAGAACTTTTGTATAAAGTACGCCTCTCAGGATCTGTTACTACATGGAGAGACCGTCGTACGGATCTATATCCTGATTGGGAACCAGAAAAAGTAACATATTAA
- a CDS encoding GNAT family N-acetyltransferase gives MYRKEFYVFDQDKPTKAIIRNYEEKDFKDLILIQQESFPPPFPSELWWNEEQLENHIGLFQQGALCIEVDGEMAGSMTALIVNFDPDHPNHTWEEITDNGYIRNHNPEGNTLYVVDIGVRPKFRKLGLGKWLMLSMYEVVIQLGLERLLGGGRMPGYYKKSDNMSPEQYVEAVVKGTVKDPVLTFLLRCSRTPIGVMSNYLEDEESCNYGTLMEWKNPFI, from the coding sequence ATGTATCGAAAAGAATTTTATGTTTTCGACCAAGATAAACCAACTAAAGCTATCATTCGTAACTATGAAGAAAAGGACTTTAAAGATTTAATCCTGATTCAACAAGAAAGTTTTCCTCCTCCTTTTCCATCAGAGCTTTGGTGGAATGAAGAACAATTGGAAAATCACATTGGGTTATTTCAACAAGGTGCTTTATGTATTGAGGTTGATGGGGAAATGGCTGGGTCAATGACTGCATTAATTGTAAACTTTGATCCGGATCATCCTAACCATACATGGGAAGAAATAACAGACAACGGCTATATCCGTAATCATAACCCAGAAGGCAACACTTTATATGTTGTCGATATAGGTGTAAGGCCTAAATTTAGAAAATTAGGTCTAGGAAAATGGCTGATGCTTTCCATGTATGAAGTTGTTATTCAGTTAGGGTTAGAACGATTGCTTGGTGGTGGACGAATGCCAGGTTATTATAAAAAGTCTGACAATATGTCACCTGAGCAATATGTAGAAGCTGTTGTAAAAGGAACAGTTAAAGATCCTGTATTAACATTCTTATTACGGTGCAGCCGAACACCAATTGGAGTTATGTCAAACTATTTAGAAGATGAAGAATCCTGCAATTATGGCACTCTTATGGAATGGAAAAATCCTTTCATTTAA
- a CDS encoding GNAT family N-acetyltransferase — MEYIRISNIEDPLFAQMHQLMKEIFPPEEVLEFNLWKEPLEDPGIRVFVAVSEGKVVGATEYRYYEDFNVAMTDFTIIGQAGLGIGPFLANKRSQDLEQLANESGQKLSGMFAEIYDPYRVEGYEFGGVKPMDPYVRREVLAHLGYKRIDFPYVHPSWNNDGEAVTGLDLCFLPMGENHSTIHSDVVVKFLKRYYTVLPNKPEAWLKMIEDLESKEQIALKNI; from the coding sequence ATGGAATATATCCGTATATCAAATATTGAAGACCCACTTTTTGCACAAATGCATCAACTTATGAAGGAAATTTTCCCGCCTGAAGAAGTATTGGAATTTAACTTGTGGAAAGAACCTTTAGAAGATCCAGGTATTCGTGTATTTGTTGCTGTTTCCGAAGGCAAAGTTGTAGGAGCAACAGAGTATCGTTATTATGAAGACTTTAATGTTGCAATGACTGATTTTACGATTATTGGTCAGGCTGGCCTTGGTATTGGTCCTTTCTTAGCAAACAAACGATCACAGGACCTGGAGCAGCTAGCTAATGAAAGTGGACAGAAGCTATCTGGTATGTTCGCGGAAATTTATGATCCATATCGTGTTGAAGGTTATGAGTTTGGCGGTGTAAAACCAATGGATCCATATGTACGTCGAGAAGTGTTAGCTCACCTTGGTTATAAACGAATTGACTTTCCATATGTTCATCCTTCTTGGAATAATGATGGTGAGGCTGTAACAGGTCTTGATCTTTGCTTTTTACCAATGGGAGAAAATCACTCAACTATTCATTCAGATGTAGTTGTGAAATTTTTGAAGAGGTATTATACTGTATTACCTAATAAGCCTGAGGCTTGGCTTAAAATGATTGAAGACCTTGAGTCTAAGGAGCAAATAGCTTTAAAAAATATCTAA
- a CDS encoding ferritin-like domain-containing protein, giving the protein MKEENVIDTLNEFLKGQYMGIRSYEHFIEKLDDGLIKKQFQTMQQEHKQHALQVAERIQNLGGTPVSSEGLVGSIQGYLSQFRIPDTTEGIIESAKKGESFYGIGMSEEIVRGDLDDDSRQLIERILDKDRQHVQILNEMLH; this is encoded by the coding sequence TTGAAAGAGGAAAATGTGATCGATACTTTAAATGAATTTTTAAAAGGACAATATATGGGGATTCGTTCTTATGAACATTTTATTGAAAAGCTTGATGATGGATTAATAAAAAAACAATTTCAAACAATGCAACAGGAGCATAAACAGCATGCTTTACAAGTAGCGGAGAGAATCCAAAATCTTGGTGGTACACCTGTTAGTAGTGAAGGATTAGTTGGTTCCATTCAAGGGTACCTTAGCCAGTTTCGAATCCCAGACACAACAGAGGGCATTATTGAGAGTGCCAAGAAAGGTGAAAGCTTTTACGGAATTGGCATGTCAGAGGAAATTGTAAGAGGAGATTTAGACGATGATAGCAGACAACTTATTGAAAGGATATTGGATAAAGATCGACAACATGTCCAGATTTTAAATGAAATGCTCCACTAA
- a CDS encoding DEAD/DEAH box helicase, translating to MNDILASYYTMAVERTKTKVLEDIDKYLETKETLPSYEQYVRERGEYIDQIWLNSWLNTTASHAASYEKKEFLIERGFDLEGVTKKLINQMFRSEIRDVEAFQVLNWLDDMFLNHSDHWNERYEKAKELYEDRRKMQEHRELTKKLILKFEFYIEELLNDNYEELYLYVRYLIGSHLAIEIEQKGVVIASEGLTFSTYLYDEAHLAYNRHQYEEDMTEMYERLISGYLFDFGPNWIKERLSSNLFDEYKHVFHEPVPDTLIKEIAFDLFMELAEEFFADLLEEYVTDLTKLIDTPFDLQAHQKIFEHDLSERERKVVEELEEIKRSKEEEARMVEDIFGREYNPPAGRNIQYILHVGETNTGKTFQAIQRMKDASSGIYLAPLRLLALEIYEKLNAEGIPCSLKTGEEEKTIEGAAHIACTVEMFYEKDFYDVVVIDESQMIADKDRGFSWYKAITKANAKEVHIICSFNAKPMILQLLGDSDIEIHEYIRDIPLEVEPQLFRLNQTRRGDALVCFSRKRVLETASELQRTGRQVSMIYGSMPPETRKKQMQRFINGETTVIVATDAIGMGLNLPIRRIVFLENDKFDGTRRRWLTSQEVKQIAGRAGRRGIYNIGKVAFVHNPKAMARLLDQEDQPLQGFAIAPTTGVLERFQKYSRKLGLFFYLWDQFKSPKGTKKASLAEEKLLYEMIEDTIIEAKLSMADLYGFLHLPFSTNEPTLRAQWKQKLEAIVDGEDLPDPLIKDSGLEELELSYKSIGLHLLFLYKLGRNTEAHYWERLREEISDKIHEQLKSGVQITKKVCKVCGKNLSYKFKFQICNECHFERQERKEKKKSR from the coding sequence ATGAATGACATATTAGCAAGTTATTATACAATGGCAGTTGAACGTACTAAAACTAAGGTTTTAGAGGATATAGATAAGTATTTAGAAACGAAAGAAACATTACCTTCATACGAACAATATGTAAGAGAACGTGGAGAGTATATCGATCAAATTTGGTTAAATTCATGGTTAAATACAACAGCGAGTCATGCAGCGAGCTATGAGAAAAAGGAATTTTTAATAGAAAGAGGATTTGACTTAGAAGGAGTAACTAAAAAGCTAATAAATCAAATGTTTCGAAGTGAAATAAGAGATGTAGAGGCTTTTCAAGTTCTAAACTGGTTAGATGACATGTTCTTGAATCATAGTGATCATTGGAACGAAAGATATGAGAAAGCAAAAGAATTGTATGAAGATCGCCGAAAAATGCAGGAACACCGTGAACTTACCAAAAAGTTAATTTTAAAATTTGAATTTTATATAGAGGAGCTACTTAACGATAACTATGAAGAATTATATCTATATGTTCGTTATTTAATTGGTTCACATCTTGCCATTGAAATTGAGCAAAAGGGTGTTGTTATTGCTTCAGAAGGCTTAACATTCTCAACTTATTTATATGATGAAGCACATCTAGCTTATAACAGACATCAATATGAAGAAGACATGACAGAAATGTATGAACGGTTAATATCTGGTTATTTGTTTGATTTTGGGCCAAATTGGATTAAAGAACGTTTATCCTCAAACCTTTTTGATGAATATAAGCATGTTTTTCATGAACCTGTGCCAGATACATTAATTAAGGAAATAGCCTTTGATTTATTTATGGAGCTTGCAGAAGAATTTTTCGCTGACTTACTAGAAGAGTATGTAACAGATTTAACAAAGCTTATCGATACTCCTTTCGATCTTCAAGCACATCAGAAAATTTTTGAGCATGACCTTTCGGAGCGGGAACGTAAGGTTGTTGAAGAATTAGAAGAGATTAAACGAAGCAAAGAAGAAGAAGCCAGAATGGTTGAAGATATTTTTGGAAGAGAATATAATCCACCAGCTGGCCGAAATATCCAATATATTCTTCATGTTGGAGAAACAAATACAGGGAAAACCTTTCAGGCGATTCAACGTATGAAGGACGCAAGTAGTGGGATTTATTTGGCTCCCCTTCGATTACTGGCTCTTGAGATCTACGAAAAGTTAAATGCAGAGGGTATTCCATGTTCTTTGAAAACTGGTGAAGAAGAAAAAACAATTGAAGGTGCTGCTCATATAGCATGTACTGTTGAAATGTTTTATGAAAAGGATTTTTATGATGTGGTAGTGATTGATGAATCACAGATGATTGCTGATAAAGATCGTGGGTTTTCTTGGTATAAAGCCATCACAAAAGCAAATGCAAAAGAAGTTCATATTATTTGCAGCTTTAATGCAAAACCAATGATTTTGCAGCTTCTCGGTGACTCTGATATTGAAATCCATGAATATATTAGAGATATCCCTCTAGAAGTTGAACCACAGCTATTTCGCCTGAATCAAACGAGAAGGGGGGATGCTCTAGTTTGCTTTTCGAGGAAAAGAGTGCTTGAGACAGCTTCTGAGCTGCAAAGAACAGGTCGTCAAGTTAGTATGATATATGGAAGCATGCCTCCAGAAACAAGAAAAAAACAAATGCAGAGATTTATTAACGGTGAGACGACCGTTATCGTAGCGACAGATGCAATTGGCATGGGACTAAATTTACCTATACGTCGAATTGTCTTTTTAGAAAATGATAAGTTTGACGGTACAAGAAGAAGGTGGCTCACCTCACAAGAAGTAAAACAGATTGCTGGCCGTGCCGGCAGAAGAGGAATTTATAATATTGGGAAGGTAGCATTTGTACACAACCCAAAAGCAATGGCACGCCTGCTAGACCAAGAGGATCAACCACTTCAAGGATTCGCGATTGCTCCGACAACAGGTGTACTTGAACGGTTCCAAAAATATTCGAGAAAGCTTGGTTTGTTTTTTTATCTATGGGATCAATTTAAAAGTCCAAAGGGAACAAAAAAAGCTTCTCTTGCAGAAGAAAAGCTATTGTACGAAATGATTGAAGACACAATCATCGAAGCAAAACTATCCATGGCAGATCTATATGGTTTTTTACATTTGCCGTTCTCAACGAATGAACCAACCCTTAGAGCTCAATGGAAACAAAAGCTAGAAGCGATTGTTGATGGAGAGGACCTACCAGATCCTTTAATTAAAGATTCAGGTTTAGAAGAACTTGAACTCTCTTATAAATCAATTGGCCTCCATTTATTATTTTTATATAAATTAGGCCGGAACACTGAAGCACATTACTGGGAAAGACTGCGTGAAGAAATTAGTGACAAAATTCATGAGCAGCTAAAGTCGGGTGTCCAAATAACAAAGAAAGTATGTAAAGTGTGCGGTAAAAATTTGTCCTATAAATTTAAGTTTCAAATATGTAATGAATGCCATTTTGAACGACAAGAAAGGAAAGAAAAAAAGAAATCTCGTTAA
- the liaG gene encoding LiaG family protein, which produces MKKLFLLLFFIGGLFLIIHSNTTWFVFGGNGSSAEVSNKVDKIELDISGASTKIIPEKTDQVRAELKGKGKVVVTENGDTINVESKSQKWFHLFSMFNKTEITIYIPEDYEKELIIDSGSGNVSFNGHSKMKLDSLMIDMSSGNVQISKLTAHELELDGSSGNVNLSSISTKSGIFDMSSGNLTIKEHTGKVEADLSSGKINLEMNKLIDSIDVEINSGLATINLPSNADFTLNGSIGSGHISTDFDLKELQKNSEGMFGVYGSGKHQVNIDVSSGKVEIN; this is translated from the coding sequence ATGAAAAAATTATTTTTGCTTTTATTTTTTATTGGAGGTTTGTTCCTCATTATTCATTCAAATACAACATGGTTTGTTTTTGGAGGAAATGGCTCTTCAGCGGAGGTTTCAAATAAAGTGGATAAAATTGAATTAGATATTTCCGGAGCAAGTACGAAAATAATTCCTGAAAAAACGGATCAAGTAAGAGCTGAATTAAAAGGAAAAGGGAAAGTAGTGGTAACAGAAAATGGAGATACAATAAATGTTGAGTCAAAATCTCAAAAATGGTTTCACCTATTTTCTATGTTTAATAAGACTGAAATAACTATATATATTCCGGAGGATTATGAAAAGGAACTTATCATTGATAGTGGCTCAGGCAATGTTTCTTTCAACGGTCACTCAAAGATGAAATTGGATTCTTTAATGATCGACATGAGCTCAGGAAATGTCCAAATAAGTAAGTTAACAGCACATGAACTAGAGCTTGACGGATCATCAGGAAATGTTAACCTTTCATCTATCTCAACTAAATCTGGAATTTTTGATATGAGCTCTGGAAATCTGACGATTAAAGAACATACTGGGAAAGTTGAGGCTGATCTTTCCTCCGGGAAAATAAACTTAGAAATGAACAAATTGATTGATTCAATTGATGTTGAAATCAACTCTGGTTTAGCAACGATCAATCTTCCATCAAATGCTGACTTTACCCTTAATGGGAGTATTGGCAGTGGTCATATTTCTACTGATTTTGATTTAAAAGAATTACAAAAAAATTCTGAAGGAATGTTTGGTGTGTACGGCTCTGGTAAACACCAGGTCAACATTGATGTTTCCAGCGGAAAAGTAGAAATAAACTAA
- a CDS encoding PaaX family transcriptional regulator C-terminal domain-containing protein, with translation MTVEKQILYLLSKVEQLEGKKIISIYEERNYTSQSIRNMLSKLKKEKFITSPQRSVYAITTYGRDFITTIERTENFYQHRWNNKWYMILTEIPETERKKRDAFRRQLIQLGFGQLYNSVYIYPWNLTNKVLNMIDTLEIEEYVTILVSDEFLLNKVHNQGAKGPNEAARIWDLERIHNIYIEKLDWIKNEYEPKLHPYLKGNLQDPLKLFIFYLEIQEVLDVLLEEDPMLPPEFLPTSWLGTRALAHITKIQASLVNLIPNDSFYYQFLTSIHDNDK, from the coding sequence GTGACGGTAGAAAAACAAATATTATATTTGCTATCTAAGGTAGAACAGTTAGAAGGAAAAAAAATAATCAGTATTTATGAGGAAAGAAACTATACTTCTCAATCGATTCGGAATATGTTATCGAAGTTAAAAAAAGAAAAATTTATTACATCACCTCAGCGTTCAGTTTATGCAATAACTACATATGGACGGGATTTTATCACCACGATTGAACGAACAGAAAATTTTTATCAGCATCGTTGGAATAACAAATGGTACATGATTTTAACTGAGATCCCTGAAACAGAACGAAAAAAAAGAGACGCCTTTCGAAGACAGCTCATTCAACTTGGCTTCGGTCAATTATATAATAGTGTTTATATTTATCCTTGGAATCTAACAAACAAAGTACTAAATATGATCGATACATTAGAGATCGAAGAATACGTAACCATTCTTGTTAGTGATGAATTTCTTTTAAATAAGGTTCATAATCAAGGTGCAAAAGGACCTAATGAAGCAGCAAGAATATGGGATCTCGAAAGGATTCATAACATCTATATAGAAAAACTTGATTGGATTAAAAATGAATATGAACCAAAGCTTCATCCTTATTTAAAAGGAAACCTGCAAGATCCTTTAAAACTATTTATTTTCTATTTAGAAATCCAAGAAGTTCTCGATGTGCTTCTTGAAGAGGACCCCATGCTCCCTCCTGAATTTTTACCAACTAGCTGGTTAGGAACAAGAGCTTTAGCACACATCACAAAAATTCAAGCATCACTTGTTAATCTCATTCCAAATGATTCTTTTTACTACCAGTTTCTCACATCCATTCATGACAATGACAAATAA
- a CDS encoding alpha/beta fold hydrolase, which produces MIMTEEKQYHESYDKSLELWPVEYSTYYVNTVQGKTHIIESGNKTAPSLILLHGGSMSSTMWYPNVVEWSKYYRVICVDILGDKNKSISQTDFIDRPSYALWLKDVLDALQIKKTDIVGLSYGALNIVNFLLFYPEKVNRVVLMSPAATYVPFDAKFYTHAFGMVKNPSGVQSFLNWIFDDRYKPHSFVAEQLVAAMNWIEPSKSTTPKENGFPYVFMDEELASIRNSILLMLGENEVMYNVDEAYKRAVNSSPCMTVELVKEVGHLMSMENPSYINKRVLEFLSE; this is translated from the coding sequence ATGATAATGACAGAAGAAAAACAATATCATGAGTCTTACGATAAAAGTCTAGAGCTATGGCCGGTTGAGTATTCCACTTATTATGTGAACACCGTTCAAGGAAAAACACATATTATTGAAAGTGGTAATAAGACTGCTCCATCTTTAATTTTGTTGCATGGAGGCAGCATGAGCTCAACGATGTGGTACCCAAATGTAGTGGAATGGAGTAAATATTACAGAGTAATATGTGTTGATATATTAGGAGATAAAAATAAAAGTATATCCCAAACAGATTTTATAGATCGCCCAAGTTATGCGCTTTGGCTTAAAGATGTTTTGGATGCATTGCAGATTAAAAAGACAGATATCGTTGGGTTATCTTATGGAGCGTTAAATATAGTTAACTTTCTATTGTTTTATCCAGAAAAAGTGAACCGGGTTGTGTTAATGAGTCCGGCTGCAACATATGTGCCGTTTGACGCTAAGTTTTATACACATGCATTTGGTATGGTGAAAAATCCAAGTGGTGTACAATCGTTTTTAAACTGGATTTTTGATGATCGATATAAGCCACATTCTTTTGTAGCTGAACAATTAGTGGCAGCTATGAATTGGATAGAACCATCTAAAAGTACAACACCTAAAGAAAATGGTTTTCCTTATGTGTTTATGGATGAGGAATTAGCTTCAATTAGGAACTCAATTTTATTAATGCTTGGTGAAAATGAAGTAATGTATAACGTTGATGAGGCTTACAAGCGTGCTGTGAACTCATCTCCTTGTATGACAGTAGAGTTGGTAAAAGAGGTAGGTCACCTTATGTCTATGGAAAACCCAAGTTACATTAATAAGCGAGTGCTAGAATTTTTATCTGAGTAA
- a CDS encoding YndM family protein produces the protein MNHATILLIKFVTCLIAFGIGLDLFFDATIVDIVSFSLFVTIVSYAVGELVILPQLGKRAAAVADFLLTYLSVWIFGSFLFESYLQVAWGSIISAVIITGAEVFVHLFVAERQHTPSPSRRRGPVLNSRLAFGTEMAEEENLKDLSNTFKKNEENKK, from the coding sequence ATGAATCATGCAACAATCCTATTAATTAAATTTGTGACATGTCTTATTGCCTTTGGAATTGGTCTAGATTTGTTTTTTGATGCAACAATCGTGGATATTGTTTCATTCAGTTTATTTGTCACAATTGTTTCATACGCCGTTGGTGAATTAGTGATATTACCTCAGTTAGGTAAAAGAGCTGCTGCAGTTGCTGACTTTTTACTCACATACCTTAGCGTTTGGATTTTTGGAAGCTTTCTGTTTGAAAGCTATCTACAAGTAGCATGGGGAAGTATCATTTCTGCTGTTATCATTACAGGTGCAGAAGTTTTTGTTCATCTTTTTGTTGCAGAACGTCAACATACTCCATCTCCTTCTAGAAGGAGAGGTCCTGTTTTGAATTCAAGATTAGCTTTTGGTACTGAAATGGCAGAAGAAGAAAATCTAAAAGATCTTTCTAATACTTTTAAAAAAAATGAAGAAAACAAGAAATAG
- a CDS encoding MDR family MFS transporter encodes MKFRDLHSTIKLRIITDFFTDITQMSILPFMAIYFSSHVGAGMTGILLMINISISIVVGLYSGYLSDRIGRKKMMIIAQVIQVIALTVMASVNSPWYTSVWITYLMFVLSNMSSSLIGPAANAMIIDISSEKERPFIYGLGYWTGNISIALGAAIGGLLFEDYKFLLFLLFLIVSGVTLLLIIFYIDETLTTPKIDIEEVQQKAGIINHYMAVLKDRGFMLFVLATIFTMSLEFQLDKYVAVRLKNEFHTFFFSIEITGIKMFGLIMLINTITIVCSTLYLSKWLSKYNPKVILSIGLSIYACSFSVLAFSNSFSLLVLSALLFTLGELMYSPVRQTILAGIVHEQARASYMAVDNLSYNVAMLLGSLGLTLGAFIPSKAMAVLYFGLGILGLLCYRYSIGIKERKSVEQNQRIMNTF; translated from the coding sequence ATGAAATTTCGTGACTTACATTCAACGATAAAACTTAGAATAATCACAGATTTTTTTACAGACATTACTCAAATGTCCATTCTCCCGTTTATGGCCATCTATTTTAGTAGTCATGTTGGAGCTGGTATGACTGGGATACTTCTGATGATAAACATTTCTATCTCTATTGTAGTGGGATTATATTCTGGTTACCTTTCAGATCGTATTGGTCGTAAAAAAATGATGATCATCGCTCAAGTGATCCAGGTCATCGCACTAACCGTGATGGCATCAGTCAACTCACCATGGTACACTTCCGTTTGGATTACTTATTTAATGTTTGTCTTAAGTAACATGAGCTCTAGTTTAATTGGCCCTGCAGCAAACGCAATGATTATTGATATTAGCTCTGAAAAAGAAAGACCATTTATTTATGGGCTTGGTTATTGGACTGGTAACATTTCGATCGCATTAGGGGCAGCAATTGGCGGTCTACTTTTTGAAGATTATAAGTTCCTCCTTTTTCTTTTGTTTCTTATTGTCAGCGGCGTCACTTTGCTTCTTATCATCTTTTATATAGATGAGACATTAACTACACCTAAGATAGATATTGAAGAAGTTCAACAAAAAGCAGGAATCATCAATCACTATATGGCTGTTCTTAAAGATCGTGGCTTTATGTTATTTGTGCTTGCGACCATTTTCACAATGTCATTGGAATTTCAGCTTGATAAATATGTCGCAGTAAGGCTAAAAAATGAATTCCACACTTTCTTTTTCTCCATTGAAATAACAGGGATTAAGATGTTTGGACTTATTATGCTCATCAATACCATTACAATTGTGTGCTCCACTTTGTATTTGTCAAAATGGTTAAGTAAATATAATCCGAAAGTAATTTTAAGCATCGGTCTTTCTATTTACGCCTGTAGCTTTAGTGTTCTTGCGTTCAGTAATTCTTTTAGTTTACTTGTTTTATCAGCTCTTTTATTTACTCTTGGAGAGCTTATGTATTCACCTGTTCGTCAAACGATTTTAGCAGGAATTGTTCACGAACAAGCAAGAGCCTCATATATGGCAGTAGACAATCTTTCTTATAACGTGGCTATGTTGTTGGGTAGCTTGGGATTAACGCTAGGAGCGTTTATTCCTTCTAAAGCTATGGCTGTTTTATACTTTGGACTTGGTATCTTAGGGTTACTTTGCTATCGCTATTCAATTGGTATAAAGGAACGAAAATCAGTAGAACAAAACCAAAGGATAATGAATACGTTTTAG